GATGGATTTATTACCAGTAGTGCCTTGTTGGTCGCTGAACGTTTAGTACCAGGGGTGGCACAGTTTGCCGTTTTTGCCCATCATTCTGTAGAGCCCGGTCATGCGCACTTATTAAAGGTTTTAAATGCTCAGCCATTGCTGGACTTTGATTTGCGCTTGGGTGAGGGCAGTGGCGCAGCTTTGGCTTATCCACTGTTAAAGTCAGCCTGTTTAACTTTTAAAGAGATGGCCAGCTTTGCAGAGGCTGGTATTAGTGAAAAAGACAGCCATTAATTTGTCAGTGATTAATATCTAAGTCATTAATATTTAAGTCGCTAACAATAAGTTTATTATCATTAAGTCTATTAGCAACCAAGCCATTGATAATCCAGCAATGAGACAGATCATTCATGTCATCAACATCCCCACATCCTAAGCGCTCAGTAATAGAGAGCATCAAAACTGAATGGCGATTGTTATTGGTCGCCATTCAGTTTTTAACCCGAATTCCGGTCACCTTAAACAGCTATCAGCCCAATTGGCTCCATCAAAGCAGTCGTCATTTTCCAGGCGTTGGGTTAATCGTCGGGATGCTGTGTGCGGCTGTTTTTGCTTTGGTCAGCTACTTTTTTAACCCTTTGGTAGCAGCCATTGCCAGTACCGCTTTTGGTATTAAGTTAACCGGTGCTTTCCATGAAGATGGGTTAGCCGATACCTGTGATGGTCTTGGCGGCGGCTTAACCCGTGAGCGTACGTTAATCATTATGAAAGATTCGCGTATTGGTACTTATGGGAGCCTTGGCTTGGTATGCGCTTTGCTATTAAAGGTAAGTTTGCTGGCATCAATGCCAACGTCTGTCGCACTGGCTGCCTTAATTGTGGCACACAGTGTGTCACGATGGATGTCTACCAGCTTAATTGTAGCATTGCCCTATGGCGGTGAAATTGAACATGCCAAAGCCAAACCAATGGCGCAACAAATGTCTAGCAAACAATGGTTTGCTAGTGGCTTATGGCTGATTGCGGTGGCTATGGTCTTAGTGGTAGTGCTACCTGATGGCTTATGGCAAATTAGCTTGGGGCAATGGCTACTGGCTATAACATTTGTAGCTATTGCCATGGCTCATATGTATCGTCTATTAAAACGCCGCTTGCAGGGTTATACCGGTGATGGATTGGGTGCCACGCAGCAGATTACTGAAATTGCCATTTATGCCGGTTTAGCAGCGACTATTAACTTTTAGCGGTGACTTACTATTAACCAAGTATTCTAAATTTCAGAGCGCAAGTTACAGGGCCTAAATTGAAGCATAGTGCTTAAGGACAGTGTTTAAGGACCGTATTTAAATGTTGAAGTTGTATATTTGGCGTCATCCAAAGCCCAGTGCAGTGCGTGGGCTGTGCTTTGGTCAGCTTGATGTTGCGGTAGATAGGCGCAAGGTGAAGCGTTTGGCCAACCAAATAGACCGTTATGTCAAAAAACATAAGTTGCCTAAAGTCATTTGGGTCAGTCATTTACAGCGTTCAAAACAAGTGGGTGAGGTGTTGGCAGCACGAGGCTATCAATGCTTGGTTGATCCACAATTAGCAGAAAGCTATTTTGGTGCTTGGGAGGGCAAACCTTGGACTCAAATTAGCAAGGCTGAAGTAGATGCCTGGTGCAATAACTTTGCGCATTTTGCACCAGAAGGCGGTGAGAGTTTAACGCAACTATTTGCACGAGTGGCCGCATGGATTAACAAGCAGCAGACTAATCAGACATTACAAACCGCTACCCATAATAGTCATACACCAAGCCATCATACACCAAGCCATCATGACATACACAGCAATAAGACATTAAGTCTGGCATCAGTGAGCGAAGAAGAAGCTAGAACTATATTAGTAGTGGGTCACGCCGGCTGGATCACCACAGCAACTCTGATTGCAAAACAAATTCCGGTACCAGAAAAGGCCATAGACTGGCCAATGCCTGCTAAATACCAAGAGCTGAGGGTATTATCCTATCCAAATTTGGTTGATGATTATAAATAGCTAATAACTAATAAATAGATAATCAATAAACTGAAGGTTTTAGTCAAAAGTTTAAGACTAATAGCGCTTAGTATGATAGTTTAGCGACCAGTATTAGTATTGACGATATGACATGATTTTATAGTCAATCAGGTGCCGTTAATAATAAAAATAATTTAAAATATAGCGCGCGTGTCGCATTTTGAACAACTCATCTATGATTAATATAAAAATTCATAGATACTTTTGGCACACATAAGCTTGAAACAATAATAATTAAGGGGAATCATGGAGATTTACGCCGCAGCACTGACTTTGTTTTTAATTATGGATCCTTTGGGTAATATTCCCATATTTTTGGCAGTATTGGACAAAGTCCCTGAAGAAAGGCGCAAGTTTATTATTGTCAGAGAGCTGTTGATTGCGTTAGCGTTAATGGTACTGTTCTTATTTGCCGGTGGTAGTATCTTACACACCTTAGGCTTGAGCACAGAAGCTGTCGCTATTGGTGGTGGTCTGGTTATGATGATTATCGCCATCCGTATGATTTTCCCAACCCGAGGCGGGGTGATGGCCGATGACGATGATGATGATGGGGAACCATTTATTGTACCGTTAGCGGTGCCTTTAATTGCAGGCCCTTCGATTTTAGCAACCTTAATTTTGCTGACTGAAAAAAATCCAGAGAGTATCCCCAAGTCATTGGCTGCTTTGTTGCTGGCGTGGTTTGTATCCTCAGTTATTTTATTCTTCTCAACTAAGCTTTATAAAATATTGGGTCATCGTGGACTTAAAGCGGTTGAGCGCTTAATGGGTATGATTCTAATCTCCATTTCGGTGCAAATGCTATTAAATGGTTTCGCATCATTTATGAACTAGTCCAAATCTATTAAATAAATAAAAAACCTCGCTAATACTAATTAGCGAGGTTTTTTAATGGGTGCTCTGATAGTCGGTGTGAGCGTCTCAGGTTCTATCTGTAAAATATGAGATAGAGACCAAATTTTAAGCTAGGTTGGTTGATTTAACCTGACCATTAATCACAACCATATCTAATGGGTTTAAACCCATCTGATAAGCAAGATCGGCAGGACGCTCGATATTCCATAAGGTTAAGTCAGCATCGACGCCTACTTCAATACGGCCTTTGTTATCTAGTCCTAATGCCTTTGCTGCATGAGTCGTAATGCCTGCCAGTGCCTGCTCAGGGGTCATACCAAATAAAGTGCAGCCCATGTTAAGTGTCATTAGCAAAGAGGTTAAAGGCGAAGTTCCTGGGTTACAGTCGGTCGATAAGGCAATGGCGACATTGTGTTTGTACAGTGCTTGCATCGGCGGTAACTGCGATTCTTTTAAGGTATAAAATGCTCCTGGCAATAGTACAGCGACCACATCGTGCTCGGCCATCTTCTGAACGTTTTTCTCAGATAAATACTCTAAGTGATCAGAGGATAAACCATTGTAGTCGGCAACCAAGCCACTACCATCCATATCACTTAACTGTTCGGCATGTAGCTTAACGGGCAGCCCTAGCTGCTTGGCGGCATCAAATACCTTGGCCATTTGTGCTTTACTAAAGCCAATGTTCTCACAAAAGCCATCAACCGCATCGATTAAGCCTTCCTCATGTAAAATAGGCATCCATTCGCAGACCGCATCGATGTATTCATCGGAGCCATTTTCTTTGTTTTTATACTCAGTCGGTAGGGCGTGTGCGGCAAGGTAAGTGGTCTTGACCGTTATGCCATAATCTTGGCCCAATTGACGAGCCACTTGTAGCATTTTGCGTTCAGTGTCTAAATCTAAGCCATAGCCAGATTTAATCTCGATAGTGGTAACGCCTTCAGCAAGTAGCGCTTGCAAACGACGCTCGGTTTGCGCATATAATTCATCAAAATCAGCCTCACGAGTGGCGGTAACTGTCGCCACAATACCGCCGCCATTATCAGCAATTTCTTTATAACTCACGCCTTGCAAACGTGCTTCAAATTCATTGCTTCGGTTGCCGCCATAGACCAGATGGGTATGACAATCGACTAAGCCAGGGAGCAGCCACTGACGATTGGCATAA
Above is a window of Psychrobacter sp. FDAARGOS_221 DNA encoding:
- the cobS gene encoding adenosylcobinamide-GDP ribazoletransferase gives rise to the protein MSSTSPHPKRSVIESIKTEWRLLLVAIQFLTRIPVTLNSYQPNWLHQSSRHFPGVGLIVGMLCAAVFALVSYFFNPLVAAIASTAFGIKLTGAFHEDGLADTCDGLGGGLTRERTLIIMKDSRIGTYGSLGLVCALLLKVSLLASMPTSVALAALIVAHSVSRWMSTSLIVALPYGGEIEHAKAKPMAQQMSSKQWFASGLWLIAVAMVLVVVLPDGLWQISLGQWLLAITFVAIAMAHMYRLLKRRLQGYTGDGLGATQQITEIAIYAGLAATINF
- a CDS encoding histidine phosphatase family protein produces the protein MLKLYIWRHPKPSAVRGLCFGQLDVAVDRRKVKRLANQIDRYVKKHKLPKVIWVSHLQRSKQVGEVLAARGYQCLVDPQLAESYFGAWEGKPWTQISKAEVDAWCNNFAHFAPEGGESLTQLFARVAAWINKQQTNQTLQTATHNSHTPSHHTPSHHDIHSNKTLSLASVSEEEARTILVVGHAGWITTATLIAKQIPVPEKAIDWPMPAKYQELRVLSYPNLVDDYK
- a CDS encoding YhgN family NAAT transporter, giving the protein MEIYAAALTLFLIMDPLGNIPIFLAVLDKVPEERRKFIIVRELLIALALMVLFLFAGGSILHTLGLSTEAVAIGGGLVMMIIAIRMIFPTRGGVMADDDDDDGEPFIVPLAVPLIAGPSILATLILLTEKNPESIPKSLAALLLAWFVSSVILFFSTKLYKILGHRGLKAVERLMGMILISISVQMLLNGFASFMN
- the hutI gene encoding imidazolonepropionase is translated as MTSSMIKNFPEDFDTLILHANIATFSEQYGFDRSLAVAHSENTDANKHHSPYGQIIDAALTIKDGKISWIGDSQSALNSPAYHQAIMQADADDKIIYANRQWLLPGLVDCHTHLVYGGNRSNEFEARLQGVSYKEIADNGGGIVATVTATREADFDELYAQTERRLQALLAEGVTTIEIKSGYGLDLDTERKMLQVARQLGQDYGITVKTTYLAAHALPTEYKNKENGSDEYIDAVCEWMPILHEEGLIDAVDGFCENIGFSKAQMAKVFDAAKQLGLPVKLHAEQLSDMDGSGLVADYNGLSSDHLEYLSEKNVQKMAEHDVVAVLLPGAFYTLKESQLPPMQALYKHNVAIALSTDCNPGTSPLTSLLMTLNMGCTLFGMTPEQALAGITTHAAKALGLDNKGRIEVGVDADLTLWNIERPADLAYQMGLNPLDMVVINGQVKSTNLA